GCAGAAAAGTCGCCCGGCAGTGTGCGGGATAAGTTAAAAAAAATGCTGCAGTTACAATCCGAGTACGTACAGGCTAACCGTAAGGCATTAAATATTATTATGCGCGAACTACAGAACATGGATACGTCTATTGGAAAAGCTCATGCGCTGGTGATGAAGAAACAGTTTACCGCTGTTTTTGAAAGTGTCGGGCGTATTATTAATAGAGAAATGACGGGAAATAGTGTTGTCACTCCAAAACGCGCGGCAATACTGTTCTTATCGATTGTACAGGCGATGACATTATCAAAAGAAGGTACACATGGTATTGGCCTTAAGGACAAGGGAATCGAAGATGTATTAGATATATATTTTAATGGTATTGGTAAATACATGAAAAAGTCGGGGGAATAAGATGAAGCTGTTTACTAAAAGGATAGTTATTAATACTCTGTGTTTAAGTACTGCGCTGGTAGTATTATTAGCAATAACCGCTGTTGCTGCAGAAAAACTTACGGTAGATAAATGCGTGGATTTAGCGCTAAAAAGTTCGCAGGGAATCAAAATTGCGGAACAAAAAATGTTATCCTCAAAATATGCTGTTGATGAGGCTAGTGCGCGTAACTTCCCGGATTTTACTTTTATGGCAATGTACGTAAAGATGAGCCCGATGCCGGAAACTAAAACGTCGTTCCAGATGCCGGTTGGGGTTAATCCTCTAACAGGATCAATTATTTATGCGCCGGTATCGTTCAATATAAAGACAGGGTATGATTATCTTTACGATTTCAAACTTTCTGTCTCGCAGCCGCTTTATACTTTCGGGAAAATAGGGTTAGGGGTAAAACAGTCAAAAATTGGTTATAAAGCTGCGGAGGAAGAACTGCGCCGCGCAAAAAATGAGTTGGTATTCAATACCAAACGCGCGTATTACGGGTTGATGCTTACCCAAAAAATGGTGGCAATCGCGGAAGAAGCTGTAAAAGTTACTGACGAGCATTATAAAACTATGCAGTTGATGTATGAAGACGGAAAAATATCGAAGTACGATCTTTCCCGTATAAAAGTACAGCTTACCAACGCGCAGGTAGGATTGATCCGCGCAAAAAACGGCGGGCGTATGGCAAAAGAAGCGGTGGAGGTTATGCTGAAAACTAGTTTGGATAATTACGAACTTGAGACCGAGTTTGAGTATAACCCGAACGCTGCTGTTATAGAAGATGTTTTTGCGGAAGCTCTTAAAACCCGGCCTGAACTTAAACAACTTGGGTTTCAGGAAGATATTATGAATTTATTGGTTAAACTTACCAACGCGTCAGGGCTGCCGAACCTCGCATTATCCGCATCAGCGGATTATAAAATGCCGTATTATACCGAAGAAAAATGGGATAGCGCATGGAATGCAAGCCTTGTATTCAACTGGCCATTAAACTTCTATACCGGCGCTAAAGTTAAACAGATGAAGACGAATGTGGAAACAATGAAGCTTACCCGTTCTCAGGTGGAAGACGGTATACGTTTGGAAACAAAAAAAGCGGTGATTGACCTGAACGAAGCTAAAGAGCGTATTGATGTACAAAAAGAAAATGTTGAATTAGCAAAAGAAAATTTGAGGATTGCGGATCAGCGGTATAAAGAAGGGTATATGTCGTATGTAGACGTCCGGGATGTACAGCTTGCGTTGACACAATCTGAAGTAAATTATTACCAGGCGTTGTTTGATTATAATATCGCACAGGCGTCATTAGTAAAAGCAGTAGGGAAATAATTATATATTCTGGAGTTAGTAAAAAAGAAGGAGTGTTTAGTGTTTTATGCGTAAAGTAATTATTTGGGTAGTGGTAGTCTTGTTTATAGGCCTTATAGGGTACAGGGTAACAGTTTCAATTGGAAAGTTTACAAAAAAAACTGTGGCAAAAACTGAAGATACCGGCGTACCTGTGGAAGTTGTGAAAGTGCGTACAGGCGATATCGCTGACCGGCTTAACCTCACGGGTAATGTTATGGCGAATGAAACGGTTAACGTGTACGCAAAAGTTCCGGGTAAACTACAAAAGTATTTGGTAAGCGAAGGGGATAATGTTGCCGTCGATCAGGTTGTTGCGATGGTAAACCGTGACGAGCCGGGGTTTGATTATGCGGAATCACCGGTAAAAACTAATATTGCGGGGATCGTATCAAAACGGTATCCTGACATTGGCGCGTTGGTATCCCCGGCAGCAGGCGGCGCGGTAGCAATGGCTACGCCAGTAATTACTGTCGTTAATATTGACAAAGTTAAGGTTGTAGTTGACGTCGTAGAAAAAGATGTTGCTAAAGTTAGTAAGGATTTATCTGCACAGGTAAAAGTTGATGCGTACCCCAAACGTACGTTCACAGGAACCGTTACGTCGGTCAGCCCGATGATTGACCAGATGAGCCGTACCGCGAAAATTGAAATTACAGTGGATAACACGGAACGGTTACTCCGTCCCGGGATGTTTGCGAATGTAGATATTCTGGTGAGTTACCATTCAGGGCGTATACTTGTACCGGTAAAGTGTATCATAGAAAAACCTGATGGAACAAAACGGGTAATGGTAATAAAAAGCAATATCGCGGAGGACCGGGCGGTTACCGTAGGGTTTACTGATAACAATAACGCAGAAATCCTATCCGGCCTTAAATACGGCGAGTACGCAGTTTCTACCGGGCAGCAAAGGCTTACTAACGGGATAAAAGCTGCGATTATATCCGGTGGGGAGAAAGAGTAAAGTATATGTTTATATCAGAGTATTCAATAAAAAAACCAATAACTG
This region of Elusimicrobiota bacterium genomic DNA includes:
- a CDS encoding helix-turn-helix domain-containing protein, producing MAVKRTGLSGIVYRRKNRLMNKVKLNKKALILSAAMDVVADKGYHKMLVEDIARHAGVAKGTVYLYFKTKEELFHALIGNTFNEMSGFILAAEKSPGSVRDKLKKMLQLQSEYVQANRKALNIIMRELQNMDTSIGKAHALVMKKQFTAVFESVGRIINREMTGNSVVTPKRAAILFLSIVQAMTLSKEGTHGIGLKDKGIEDVLDIYFNGIGKYMKKSGE
- a CDS encoding TolC family protein — translated: MKLFTKRIVINTLCLSTALVVLLAITAVAAEKLTVDKCVDLALKSSQGIKIAEQKMLSSKYAVDEASARNFPDFTFMAMYVKMSPMPETKTSFQMPVGVNPLTGSIIYAPVSFNIKTGYDYLYDFKLSVSQPLYTFGKIGLGVKQSKIGYKAAEEELRRAKNELVFNTKRAYYGLMLTQKMVAIAEEAVKVTDEHYKTMQLMYEDGKISKYDLSRIKVQLTNAQVGLIRAKNGGRMAKEAVEVMLKTSLDNYELETEFEYNPNAAVIEDVFAEALKTRPELKQLGFQEDIMNLLVKLTNASGLPNLALSASADYKMPYYTEEKWDSAWNASLVFNWPLNFYTGAKVKQMKTNVETMKLTRSQVEDGIRLETKKAVIDLNEAKERIDVQKENVELAKENLRIADQRYKEGYMSYVDVRDVQLALTQSEVNYYQALFDYNIAQASLVKAVGK
- a CDS encoding efflux RND transporter periplasmic adaptor subunit, with the protein product MRKVIIWVVVVLFIGLIGYRVTVSIGKFTKKTVAKTEDTGVPVEVVKVRTGDIADRLNLTGNVMANETVNVYAKVPGKLQKYLVSEGDNVAVDQVVAMVNRDEPGFDYAESPVKTNIAGIVSKRYPDIGALVSPAAGGAVAMATPVITVVNIDKVKVVVDVVEKDVAKVSKDLSAQVKVDAYPKRTFTGTVTSVSPMIDQMSRTAKIEITVDNTERLLRPGMFANVDILVSYHSGRILVPVKCIIEKPDGTKRVMVIKSNIAEDRAVTVGFTDNNNAEILSGLKYGEYAVSTGQQRLTNGIKAAIISGGEKE